The Calypte anna isolate BGI_N300 chromosome 1, bCalAnn1_v1.p, whole genome shotgun sequence region TTTGAGCAGTCTAAGCTGCCCCAAAGTGggcagcaggggcagcagcaacagcaccCACCCCAGCACGTAATGCAGTATTCAAATGCTGCCACCAAGCTCTCTCTTCAAAGTCAAGTGGGACAGTACAGCCAGACAGAAGTTCCTGTAAGGTCACCGATGCAGTTCCACCAAAACTTCAGTCCAATCTCTAATCCATCTCCTGCTGCATCTGTGGTTCAGTCTCCAAGCTGCAGCTCTACCCCTTCTCCACTCATGCCAGGCGGAGAAAACCTCCAGTGTGGGCAAGGCAACATGTCCATGGGTTCTAGAAACAGAATCCTGCAGATGATGCCTCAGCTTAGTCCTACACCATCTATGATGCCAAGCCCAAATGCTCATTCAGGAGGATTCAAggggtttgggctggaaggactgcaggaaaaaaggcTCACAGATCCAGGCCTGAGCAGCCTTAGTGCTCTGAGTTCTCAAGTGGCAAATCTGCCCAACACAGTCCAGCACATGTTGCTCTCGGATGCCTTGGcacctcagaaaaaaagctcTAAAAGGTCATCCTCTTCAAAGAAAGCTGACAGCTGCACCAACTCAGAAGGCTCCTCCCAGGCAGAGGAGCAACTCAAGTCTCCCCTGGCAGAGTCCCTTGATGGTGGCTGTTCCAGTAGTTCAGAGGATCATGGGGAAAGGGTGAGGCAGTTGAGTGGCCAGAGTACCAGCTCAGACACCACTTACAAAGGTGGTAACTTAGAGAGATCCAACTCCTCACCAGCACAAGGCTCCCAGAGTGAGCCACCaaaactcagcagcagcagccctgcagctaGGGAAGATGCAGCATCCCCTGATGGGAAGGAAGCTGTGGTGGCTGTGGAAAATGCCCCAAAAGTGAACGAAAAGGCAGTTGGGGTGATTGTCTCCCGGGAAGCCATGACAGGAAGAGTAGAAAAGTCAGGTGGGCAAGACAAACCTACACAAGATGATGCTTCCACAGCCAGTCAGGCACCAGCTAGTGCTAGCGGAGTGAAAGAAGCAGGGCATGCAGGTACACAGTCAGAAAATCAAGGAGGAAGCAAAGGGAGCAAAAGTGGAGATAACACTAACCATAACGGAGAGGGGAACAGCCAGCCTGGTCATGCAGTTGGTGGGCCAAATTTTCCTGCAAGAACAGAACCTTCCAAATCTCCTGGCAGCTTAAGGTACAGTTACAAGGATAATATGGCATCTGGTATACAGAGAAATATCGGTGGTTTTCCACAGTATCCTTCTGGTCAAGAGAAAGGAGATTTTCCAGGGCATAGTGAGCGCAAAGGCCGGAATGAGAAATTTCCTAGCCTCCTACAGGAGGTCTTACAGGGGTATCACCATCATCCAGACAGAAGGTATTCTAGGAATGCACAGGAACATTCTGGGATGGCTGGGAGTTTGGAGGGAGCCATGAGGCCCAATATCTTAATTAGTCAAACCAATGAGTTGACCAGTAGAGGTCTCTTGAATAAAAGCATGGGGTCTCTCTTGGAGGGCCCTCACTGGGGCCCTGGGATAGGAAGTCTAGCAGCGCTGCTTCTGACATGAAGCAGATAAATCTAGCTGATTACCCTATTGCTAGAAAGTTTGATGTGGAGTCTCAGTCTTCTGCCCATGAAGGGGGAGCACTCTCAGAAAGGAGATCAGTGATCTGTGACATATCTCCATTAAGGCAACTTGTCAGAGATCCTGGCCCTCACCCAATGGGACACATGGGTCCAGAGGCCAGAAGTGGAAGGAGTGAACGTCTTGCCCCTGGCTTGAGCCAGTCAGTAATACTCCCTGGTGGTTTAGTATCCATGGAAACAAAGATGAAAGCTCACGGTGGGCAAATAAAAGAAGAAGATTTTGAACAGTCAAAGAGCTCAGCTAGtctcaataataaaaaatcaggAGACCATTGTCATCCTGCTGGCATCAAGCATGAATCTTTCCGAGGCAACGCTAGCCCTGGAGCTGCACTCTCCGATGCTGCTTCAGACTACATTCCCCAGCAGGACAGCAGATCAACACAGATGAGACGAGGACCTGGCAGAACTGGAAGCAGCAGGGGCAAATCACCTTCTCAATTTCAGGATCTTGCTGATAAGCTGAAAATGTCACCAGGCAGAAGCAGAGGCCCAGGGACAGATCTGCATCACATGAACCCACACATGACACTATCTGAAAGGGTTAATAGGGGTTCCTTGCATTCTGCTTATCCTCAAAATTCAGAAGGCCCATCTTTGGCTTCAGCGTATCACCCAAATGCTAGACCTCATGCTTTTGGTGACCCTAACCAGAGTTTAAATTCCCAGTATCATTACAAGAGACAGTTATACCAGCAACAGCAAGAAGAATACAAAGATTGGGCAAGCAGCACTGCTCAGGGTGTGATcgctgcagctcagcacaggcagGAAGGAGCAAGGAAGAGCCCGAGACAACAGCAGTTTCTGGAAAGAGTAAGAAGTCCCTTAAAAAATGACAAGGATGGAATGATGTACCTTCAAGGTAGCTCCTACCACGATACTGGAAGCCAGGAAGCTGGGCGCTGTGTAATGGGAGGTGATGGTACTCAGAGCAAATGCACCGAACTGAAACATGGCAACCAGAAGTTGCAACATCATGAATCTGGTTGGGACCTCTCTCGGCAAACTTCTCCTGCCAAAAGCAGTGGCCCACTTGGAGCAGCCAACCAAAAAAGATTTTGCCCTCAAGACAGCGATGGGCATCGACGAGACGATTCTACAGATTTGCCCAAGCCTAGTAATGCTATGCTTAGGCTCCCTGGCCAGGAAGACCAGTCTCCTCAAAATCCACTAATTATGAGGAGGAGAGTCCGTTCTTTCATCTCTCCAATCCCTACCAAAAGACAGCCACAGGATATGAAGAACAGTGGCGGTGAAGATAAAGGGCGACTGATGACTTCAGCAAAAGAAGGACCTGATAAAACATACAACTCCTATGCCCATTCATCTCAAAGCCAAGAAGTTGGCAAGTCAGTTGGAAAGGGAGATTCCTTCAAGGATCTGCCAAGTCCTGAAAATAGGAATTGCCCTGCTGTTTCCCTCACAAGCCCGGCTAAGACCAAAATATTGCCCCCAAGAAAGGGGCGAGGATTAAAACTGGAAGCTATTGTTCAAAAAATTACATCTCCTAATATTAGGAGAAGTGTTTCTACCAACAGTGCTGAAAGTGGTGCAGATACTGTTACTCTTGATGACATCTTATCCCTTAAGAGTGGACCTGAAGGAGGAAATGTGGCTGGACatggagcagaggctgagaaaaggaaaggagagatgTCAGATCAAGTGGGGCCAGCAAATCAGGATACAGCTGGTGAGATAACTCTTCCGAGATCTTCAGAAGAGTGGCAAAGCAGTGAGGATGATAAAACCAAGAAAGAGGTCCCTGAAATTGCCAGTGTTGGTAAAGAAGGAGCAGTATCCAgtgcaccaccaccacctcagAAGTCAGGTGGTCAGGGGAGGTCTGATGGACCCGTAAGCGGAGCTGGAACTCTGACCTTTTCCGACTCAAAAACTATTTCCCCTTCCAGTGTGTTTACTTCTGAACCAAATCCGAAGTCTGAGGAAAAAGATGGAGATGTGACAAACATTTCACCCAAGCCAGATGGTTTCCCTCCAAAGGgttattttccttctggaaagaaaaaggggaggcCAATTGGGAGTGTGAACaagcagaagaagcagcagcaacagcagcagcagcagcagcaactcccacctcctccacctcccccaCCAGTACCCTCACAGTCTTCAGAAGGGGTGGGTGGTGGCGAGCCAAAACcgaagaggcagaggagggaaaggcGAAAACCTGCAGCGCAGCCACGGAAGCGGAAGCCAAGACGGGCTGCTCCGATTGTGGAGCCTCAAGAACCAGAGATCAAGCTGAAATACGCTACTCAGTCTGTAGATAAAACTGACTCCAAGAATAAGTCCTTTTTCCCTTACATTCACGTGGTAAACAAGTGTGAATTAGGCGCTGTGTGCACAATCATTAATgcggaggaagaggagcagaacaAGTTGGTGAGGGGTCGGAAAGGACAGAGGTCGTCAACACCCCCTCCTAGCAATGTGGAGAGCAAAGTGCTGCCCACCTCAACTTTCATGCTGCAGGGCCCTGTAGTAACAGAGTCTTCTGTTTTAGGGCATCTGGTTTGCTGCCTGTGTGGCAAATGGGCCAGCTATCGTAACATGGGTGACCTCTTTGGTCCCTTCTACCCCCAGGATTATGCAGCCACCTTGCCTAAGAACCCACCTCCAAAGAGAGccacagaaatgcagagcaAAGTCAAGGTACGGCACAAAAGTGCTTCTAATGGCTCCAAAACAGAtacagaagaggaggaggaacagcaACAACAGAAGGAACAAAGAAGCCTCGCTGCTCATCCCCGCTTTAAGAGGCGGCACCGCTCTGAGGACTGTAGTGGGGCCTCTCGGTCACTTTCAAGGGGAGCTTCTTGTAAAAAAGCAACCGCTGACAGTGGCAGTGGTGGTGAAAAGACTCCTTTAGACTCAAAACCCTCTATACCCACTTCAGAAGGTGGCACTGAGCTGGAGTTACAAATTCCTGAACTACCTCTTGACAGCAATGAATTTTGGGTCCATGAGGGTTGTATTCTCTGGGCCAATGGGATCTACCTGGTCTGTGGCAGGCTCTATGGGCTGCAGGAAGCTGTGGAGATTGCAAGAGAGATGGTAAGTACCTAACCCTGCTATACTAAATTACTTGTTTTCATTTGCGATGTGTATACCACTTGGAATAccatttttccttgttcttgTCTCATGTCTTAAGCAGTCATCTTTCATCTTAAATAGATCTCTAAGGATGTCCTTTTGATGGCCTCATTTAGATCACTACCACACCTGATCAGACAGATCTTTCAGGTATCAAAATGCTGGGTGCTCATTACCTACTAAAAGTGCTGCAGGTCCAAAGGCTTTCTCATGGCGAAGTTCTTTCTTCTCATTATGCTGACCTATTAGATATTCAGTAATCTCTAGGGCTTTTCTTGGAGTCATACAGTGAAAGGACAAATGTCAGCAGACATGAAGTGCAACAAAGAAAATTCCAGTTAAATATTGGGCAAAGTAATTCCTAGTGAGGATGGATTGAAGGAGGAGAACAGAGAACCTGTTGAGACTCTCCTTGGGAAAAGCACAAATGTGACTGGGCAGTGCCCTAAGCAACTCGCTTTACCTCTGAAGTTGAATCTAGCTTTGAAGCTggctctgcttccagcaggaGTCCCTTTCAACCTAAGGTATTCTGTTATTAACACTATTATACAACTGCAGGAGAATTAGTAGTCTTTACAAAATAAGGTGGATAGAGTAGAATCTCATGGAAGTCCATTAGATGTAAGTAAAATGTGAAAGGGTTTCATATCCACAAATCCTACTGATAAttgattttttccaaaatgtgaaaataaaatgagtaagaataaatatgtaaaattaaagcagggaataaatatgtaaaattatCAGCCATCTGGTTGTGGATGGAGACACTGGTTACTGGTTTTCTGTGGCATAAACTGATACTTTAAAAGGACAGTCATATGGCTTTCTTTATCATCATCAGTATGCTACATCCCTTTATTTATGGTTACCTTTTGGTTATGCTTTCTGTCTGGGGACAGACCAGGGAAGAGgcattagaatttttttctgttgccttcaGATTCTTTCTTCTCTCAACAGTTTTGGAATCCACTCTTTATCTTATCTTGACTCTGAATTTGTTACATAGAGCAtgctcctttcctctccaggagttttttttcttcaggtttgaATCCTGGCTTCTTCAGCATTTTCACTCACTGTTCTTTGGCAATAATTACATGCTTCTTTGTCCTAACTTGATTTGGCCTGCATTCTTGTCTCTAGTCTCTCATTAAACAAAGTCAGTTAATTTGGTTTCCATTGAGCTCTACCTGCATACTTGTTCTGATGTGACTGCTGAATTCCTTCTCTGTTTATTGCAAGGTTTCTTTTGGGATCTCCACCACTGTTCGGATTCTACCCACAACATGGTCATACTTTCACATGGCTTGTAGTTCACCTGTATTTTGAATTTGGATTACTCCagtctgattttttcttttttcctgggttCAGGGTGTGTCTTTCATTCATGATCCTTGTTCTCCCAATAGCAAATGCCTTCTCTGCAAGTTTTTGAACCACTTGAGTTGTCCTTCCACAGTCCTTTTTGTGTTCTTCTACCTGCAAAGGGGGTATGCCCAGCAGAAACCTGCTGCACTGATAGGCTCTGGTCAAACTCAACAAATAGCTGTCCATTATATACAACTTCTTATATGGGTTTTGCATGTTGTTTGACATCTAGTTCTTTCTCTGCATGGGATCTTAATGACTTCCAGACCGAATACACTTTGGCTGCCTTTCATCACTTTTTTCCAACCATTATGATCATCTCCTTGTCTCAAGTagaatgctttcttttcctcttcttcttacCCTTTTATCTGCCCAGATGGCACCACATAAGAGCAAGAACATTTCCGTATCTGCCTTGAACCTTGTGTCCTCTGTCTCTCTTTAATCAGTTGCTCAATTCCtagcatttcttttccctcataGTACTTGTAGATGtgtttcccattttttaaaaatgtgtacaAAACTCCTGTGGCCCCTCTTGCCTGTGCAACTACCTCTTaatttcctttcactttttgtCATCTCAGAATTCTTTGAGTGCATTGTCTGGCGCTTTCACCATGGCATGGATTGTCCTTTGCTACAACTCAGTGTACATTTACAGTGATGTCTTCCTAGCTAAGGTTCAAATTCAGtacttcattttcctttccctgacaGCTatcagctgtgctgctctgaaagTGTTGTTCCACTGTTGTTTCCCATCTGTGTCCTCCTTTGATTAccttctttctattttttgcAGAGGCTATTGTTGATTACTCCCAGCTTTTTATGTGGGATTCACTGAAGCTCTGCttgtgcttttcttctctttatcttGCAATACTGGAATTTGGGTAGCTTTTAGTAACCTTGTCACTTTTTTCCAGTCTTGTAGAGCTTCCTTTTTGCTCCAGGTTTGTGTTCTTCTACCACAATCTTAAAAAAACTTGTTCTCGAATTCATGGTGAGTTCTGACTCTCA contains the following coding sequences:
- the TCF20 gene encoding LOW QUALITY PROTEIN: transcription factor 20 (The sequence of the model RefSeq protein was modified relative to this genomic sequence to represent the inferred CDS: inserted 1 base in 1 codon); translation: MQSFREQSSYHGNQQSYPQEVHGSSRLEEFSPRQQAQMFQSFGGGAGSGRRGATGASTAMPGESSGHQSYQGFRKEAGEFYYMAANKDPVASGGQQPPQRRPSGPVQSYGPPQGSSFGSQYGNEGHVGQFQTQHSTLGGVSHYQQDYAGPFSPGSAQYQQQASSQQQQVQQLRQQIYQSHQPLPQASSQSASSSSHLQPMQRPSTLPSSASGYQLRVGQFSQHYQPPSSSSSSSFPSPQRFGQSGQNYDGSYSVNSGSQYEGHAVGSSSQAYGTQSNYSFQTQPMKSFEQSKLPQSGQQGQQQQHPPQHVMQYSNAATKLSLQSQVGQYSQTEVPVRSPMQFHQNFSPISNPSPAASVVQSPSCSSTPSPLMPGGENLQCGQGNMSMGSRNRILQMMPQLSPTPSMMPSPNAHSGGFKGFGLEGLQEKRLTDPGLSSLSALSSQVANLPNTVQHMLLSDALAPQKKSSKRSSSSKKADSCTNSEGSSQAEEQLKSPLAESLDGGCSSSSEDHGERVRQLSGQSTSSDTTYKGGNLERSNSSPAQGSQSEPPKLSSSSPAAREDAASPDGKEAVVAVENAPKVNEKAVGVIVSREAMTGRVEKSGGQDKPTQDDASTASQAPASASGVKEAGHAGTQSENQGGSKGSKSGDNTNHNGEGNSQPGHAVGGPNFPARTEPSKSPGSLRYSYKDNMASGIQRNIGGFPQYPSGQEKGDFPGHSERKGRNEKFPSLLQEVLQGYHHHPDRRYSRNAQEHSGMAGSLEGAMRPNILISQTNELTSRGLLNKSMGSLLEGPHWXPWDRKSSSAASDMKQINLADYPIARKFDVESQSSAHEGGALSERRSVICDISPLRQLVRDPGPHPMGHMGPEARSGRSERLAPGLSQSVILPGGLVSMETKMKAHGGQIKEEDFEQSKSSASLNNKKSGDHCHPAGIKHESFRGNASPGAALSDAASDYIPQQDSRSTQMRRGPGRTGSSRGKSPSQFQDLADKLKMSPGRSRGPGTDLHHMNPHMTLSERVNRGSLHSAYPQNSEGPSLASAYHPNARPHAFGDPNQSLNSQYHYKRQLYQQQQEEYKDWASSTAQGVIAAAQHRQEGARKSPRQQQFLERVRSPLKNDKDGMMYLQGSSYHDTGSQEAGRCVMGGDGTQSKCTELKHGNQKLQHHESGWDLSRQTSPAKSSGPLGAANQKRFCPQDSDGHRRDDSTDLPKPSNAMLRLPGQEDQSPQNPLIMRRRVRSFISPIPTKRQPQDMKNSGGEDKGRLMTSAKEGPDKTYNSYAHSSQSQEVGKSVGKGDSFKDLPSPENRNCPAVSLTSPAKTKILPPRKGRGLKLEAIVQKITSPNIRRSVSTNSAESGADTVTLDDILSLKSGPEGGNVAGHGAEAEKRKGEMSDQVGPANQDTAGEITLPRSSEEWQSSEDDKTKKEVPEIASVGKEGAVSSAPPPPQKSGGQGRSDGPVSGAGTLTFSDSKTISPSSVFTSEPNPKSEEKDGDVTNISPKPDGFPPKGYFPSGKKKGRPIGSVNKQKKQQQQQQQQQQLPPPPPPPPVPSQSSEGVGGGEPKPKRQRRERRKPAAQPRKRKPRRAAPIVEPQEPEIKLKYATQSVDKTDSKNKSFFPYIHVVNKCELGAVCTIINAEEEEQNKLVRGRKGQRSSTPPPSNVESKVLPTSTFMLQGPVVTESSVLGHLVCCLCGKWASYRNMGDLFGPFYPQDYAATLPKNPPPKRATEMQSKVKVRHKSASNGSKTDTEEEEEQQQQKEQRSLAAHPRFKRRHRSEDCSGASRSLSRGASCKKATADSGSGGEKTPLDSKPSIPTSEGGTELELQIPELPLDSNEFWVHEGCILWANGIYLVCGRLYGLQEAVEIAREMKCSHCQEPGATLGCYNKGCSFRYHYPCAIDADCLLNEENFSVRCPKHKNKMVKGSLSTEQSERG